In the genome of Blastocatellia bacterium, one region contains:
- a CDS encoding PH domain-containing protein, with amino-acid sequence MNNLEILPESNKLESQPVQAKFNPLIRPYLVITIGFAIASTIVGLPFALIWFLGLGQWWARHYFDRLECQLGNKTLRYRKGILFQVEKTIPLENIQDVTFIEGPLLRHFHLSILKFETAGNSAGQANMDLTGIINAHEFRNKILEARDTLKLKSRNAIQLPETTNTDISNNQLATLQSIERHLGDIVELLKERRKE; translated from the coding sequence ATGAATAACCTAGAAATTTTACCCGAAAGCAATAAATTAGAATCTCAACCTGTTCAAGCTAAGTTTAACCCTTTAATTCGTCCCTATTTAGTTATAACCATTGGGTTTGCTATTGCAAGTACTATTGTTGGGCTACCATTTGCTTTAATTTGGTTTTTAGGTCTTGGTCAATGGTGGGCGCGTCATTATTTTGATAGATTAGAATGCCAATTAGGTAATAAAACCCTTCGTTATCGAAAAGGCATTTTATTTCAAGTAGAAAAAACTATTCCATTAGAAAATATTCAAGATGTAACCTTTATTGAAGGGCCACTTCTTAGACATTTCCATTTAAGTATTCTTAAATTTGAAACTGCTGGTAATAGTGCTGGTCAAGCTAATATGGATCTTACAGGTATTATTAATGCTCATGAATTTCGTAATAAAATCCTTGAAGCTCGTGATACCTTAAAATTAAAATCTCGAAATGCCATTCAATTACCAGAAACAACCAATACTGATATTTCAAATAATCAGCTTGCTACACTACAATCTATTGAGCGTCATTTAGGCGATATTGTTGAGTTACTAAAAGAACGCCGTAAAGAATAG
- a CDS encoding ABC transporter permease subunit, with the protein MSTILVIAQNTFRESVRDKVLYNLLIFAVLLVISSLLIGELSLNQENLIIPRMGLSVMLFFGGLISIFIGTGLVYKEIDKRTIYAMLAKPIGRSEFILGKFLGLSLTLLLNCTIMLTGILLSFTLLNYINDNGILIAWTIIPAGYLIYLELLLIVAISLLFSSFSSPTLAIIFSIILYLIGSLNQDLKLFAETIPSVTAKYIALFFYYILPNFSNFNYISFVSHGGKIPIKDLLAVTTYTIIYTAILLLATITIFQKRNFK; encoded by the coding sequence ATGAGTACAATACTAGTAATAGCACAAAACACATTTCGAGAATCTGTTCGTGATAAAGTTTTATATAATTTACTAATTTTTGCGGTATTATTAGTAATTAGTTCTTTATTAATTGGTGAATTATCCTTAAACCAAGAAAACCTTATTATTCCGCGTATGGGTTTAAGTGTAATGTTGTTTTTTGGTGGTTTAATTTCTATATTTATTGGTACTGGGCTAGTTTATAAAGAAATTGATAAACGAACTATTTATGCAATGTTAGCTAAACCAATTGGTCGTAGTGAGTTTATTTTAGGAAAATTTTTGGGCCTTAGCCTAACTCTACTACTTAACTGTACAATAATGCTTACAGGTATTTTACTGTCTTTTACTTTGCTAAATTATATAAATGATAATGGTATACTAATAGCGTGGACTATTATTCCAGCAGGTTATTTAATATATTTAGAATTACTTTTAATAGTTGCTATTAGTTTATTGTTCTCTTCTTTTTCATCTCCAACTTTAGCAATTATTTTCTCTATTATTTTATATTTAATTGGATCTTTAAACCAAGACTTAAAGCTTTTTGCTGAAACAATCCCTTCTGTTACAGCTAAGTATATTGCACTGTTTTTCTACTATATATTGCCTAACTTTAGTAATTTTAACTACATATCTTTTGTTTCTCATGGTGGTAAAATACCTATAAAAGATTTATTAGCAGTAACTACATACACTATTATTTATACGGCAATACTATTATTAGCAACAATAACTATTTTTCAAAAGCGCAATTTTAAATAA
- a CDS encoding amidase, which translates to MDKLYYKSATQIAKAILARETSSSEALDIHFKRIAEHNPKINAVITLNEEDARKKAKEADEALAKGKVWGPLHGVPFTAKDTFITANLKTCFSNPLYKNYVPKEDATLVAKLKQAGAILMGKTNAPDFAFDWQSNSALFGRTSNPYHLDHIVGGSSGGSAAALASGFTPICLGSDIGGSLRVPAHCCGITTIRPTEHALSDFGHLLFPDQPKVGRSMVTCGPMTRNIEDLKLAISIVWDKDTNNWLVPPVELKNQPSITTLKGLKVAYNLKLGTVCQETKKLFQQFLDLLTKEGCKVEEAQPKDFDLEQIQEVWGIICGASDILASLPITALKFLPKLWLRYKFPNTRFLKSLIKGINSSNRKLMYALQARDKFIQTADEFFTTYDVWLTPVGTSSAFKHCKTGSQIPVDSRQIPYTDFFAPFNCPTTVLANPIAVIPIGVSPLGLPIGVQIHARRWQDWRLLEIAGLMENLTGGFKPPKL; encoded by the coding sequence ATGGATAAATTATATTACAAATCTGCAACTCAAATAGCAAAAGCTATTTTGGCGCGTGAAACTTCTTCAAGCGAAGCTTTAGACATTCATTTTAAGCGTATTGCAGAACATAACCCTAAGATAAATGCAGTAATTACATTAAATGAAGAAGACGCAAGAAAAAAAGCTAAAGAAGCTGATGAAGCTTTAGCTAAAGGTAAAGTTTGGGGCCCACTTCATGGAGTCCCTTTTACAGCTAAAGACACTTTTATTACAGCTAACCTAAAAACTTGTTTTAGTAATCCTTTATATAAAAACTATGTGCCAAAGGAGGATGCCACCCTAGTTGCTAAGTTAAAACAAGCTGGAGCTATTCTTATGGGTAAGACAAATGCTCCTGATTTTGCTTTTGATTGGCAATCAAACAGTGCTTTATTTGGTCGAACTTCAAACCCTTATCACTTAGATCATATTGTTGGCGGCAGTTCTGGAGGTTCAGCCGCAGCATTAGCATCTGGGTTTACTCCAATATGTTTAGGAAGCGACATTGGCGGCTCTCTTCGTGTTCCTGCTCATTGCTGTGGAATTACAACTATTAGACCAACCGAGCATGCTTTATCAGACTTTGGACATTTGCTTTTCCCTGACCAACCTAAAGTTGGTCGCAGTATGGTGACTTGTGGCCCCATGACCCGAAATATAGAAGACTTAAAGCTTGCTATAAGTATAGTTTGGGACAAAGATACTAATAACTGGTTAGTCCCTCCTGTAGAGCTAAAAAATCAGCCTTCTATAACAACACTAAAAGGGCTAAAAGTGGCTTACAATCTAAAATTAGGTACAGTTTGTCAAGAAACTAAAAAATTATTTCAGCAGTTTCTTGATCTACTAACAAAAGAAGGTTGTAAAGTAGAAGAAGCACAACCAAAAGACTTTGATTTAGAACAAATTCAAGAAGTTTGGGGAATAATTTGCGGAGCATCAGATATTCTTGCATCACTTCCTATAACAGCACTAAAGTTTTTACCTAAATTATGGCTTCGTTATAAATTCCCTAATACTAGATTTCTTAAAAGTTTAATTAAAGGAATAAATAGCTCTAACCGTAAATTAATGTATGCTTTACAAGCTAGAGATAAATTTATTCAAACGGCAGACGAATTTTTTACGACTTATGATGTGTGGTTAACGCCTGTTGGAACAAGTAGCGCGTTTAAGCACTGTAAAACAGGTAGCCAAATACCTGTAGATTCTAGGCAAATACCTTACACAGATTTTTTTGCCCCATTTAATTGCCCAACAACAGTTTTAGCTAATCCAATAGCAGTAATTCCTATTGGGGTTTCACCTTTAGGGCTACCAATTGGTGTGCAAATCCATGCTAGACGTTGGCAAGATTGGCGATTATTGGAAATAGCTGGACTAATGGAAAATCTTACAGGTGGCTTTAAGCCTCCTAAACTCTAA
- a CDS encoding FadR family transcriptional regulator: MSVIQSGLPLEKKLVQSVLEFRLIVVPELFRLAAKNATEESIKKLEVIVEQEKLSCNDRDKLMELDFEFHTEVARASGNVFAQLLYNSLRPVYLTLSKKFFQTIPDLKQVPIQAESVVASLKNRDADKLARDTRYFLELVNDFMLANL; encoded by the coding sequence ATGTCTGTAATTCAATCAGGACTTCCACTAGAAAAAAAGCTAGTCCAATCTGTGTTAGAGTTTCGCTTAATTGTTGTGCCAGAATTATTTCGTTTAGCAGCCAAAAATGCTACTGAAGAGAGTATAAAAAAACTAGAAGTTATTGTTGAACAAGAAAAACTTTCCTGTAATGACCGGGATAAATTAATGGAACTAGATTTTGAGTTTCATACAGAAGTTGCTCGTGCTAGTGGAAATGTATTTGCACAACTTTTATATAACTCACTACGTCCAGTTTATTTAACATTATCAAAAAAATTTTTTCAAACTATCCCAGACCTTAAACAAGTTCCAATACAAGCTGAATCTGTTGTTGCTTCACTTAAGAACCGTGATGCGGATAAACTAGCTAGAGATACTCGTTATTTTTTAGAATTAGTTAATGATTTTATGCTTGCTAATTTATAG
- a CDS encoding magnesium chelatase gives MSQPSTLKDLKNSEYSKEKHLYRTIKTELRENLINKLSRGERIFSGVVGYEDSVTPQITNAILSRHNFILLGLRGQAKSRILRSLTSLLDEYLPVVSGCEINDNPYAPICRVCRNLVNELGDNLPISFITPDRRYVEKLATPDVTIADIIGDVDPIKAARSGYLLSDELTIHYGLLPRANRGIFAINELPDLAGKIQVGLFNIMQEGDIQIKGYPIRLPLDIALVFSANPEDYTARGKIITPLKDRIGAEIHTHYPSNVDEGIAITTQEAWTNRFSNNEIKIPHYILEIVEQIAFVAREDTRIDKRSGVSQRLPISTLESVVSNAERRKLINKGDLIVPRISDVYASLPTITGKLELEYEGEQLGASKIAQDLIKRAVGKTFMRYFSKANFTSIVDWFNLGGTIKASDTSTDDEYLLAIKSINGLFQIIRTTKSIETNHASLIVSAAEFFLEGLYAQKKISRSEHNIYSAAKVEKSSRYVADWTDLDGVN, from the coding sequence ATGTCACAACCTAGCACGCTTAAAGACTTAAAAAACAGCGAATATAGCAAAGAAAAACATTTATATAGAACAATTAAAACTGAATTAAGAGAAAATTTAATTAATAAACTTTCCAGGGGAGAAAGGATTTTTTCTGGTGTTGTTGGTTATGAAGATAGCGTAACACCACAAATAACAAATGCTATTTTATCTCGCCATAATTTTATTTTACTTGGTTTAAGAGGTCAGGCTAAAAGCCGTATTTTACGTAGTTTAACAAGTCTTTTAGATGAATATTTGCCTGTTGTTTCAGGTTGTGAAATTAATGATAATCCTTATGCTCCTATATGTCGTGTTTGTCGCAATTTAGTAAATGAACTAGGTGACAATTTACCTATTAGTTTTATAACGCCCGATCGACGCTATGTTGAAAAACTTGCAACCCCTGATGTCACCATTGCCGACATTATTGGGGATGTTGACCCAATAAAAGCGGCTCGTAGTGGTTATTTACTTTCTGATGAACTGACAATTCATTATGGGCTATTACCTCGTGCTAATCGTGGAATTTTTGCTATAAATGAACTTCCTGACCTAGCAGGCAAAATTCAAGTAGGGTTATTTAATATAATGCAGGAAGGCGATATCCAAATTAAAGGTTATCCTATTCGCCTGCCCTTAGACATAGCCTTAGTTTTTTCTGCTAATCCAGAAGATTATACCGCTCGTGGCAAAATCATTACCCCATTAAAAGACCGTATTGGAGCAGAAATTCATACTCATTATCCAAGTAATGTAGACGAAGGTATTGCTATTACTACTCAAGAAGCTTGGACTAATCGATTCAGTAATAATGAAATAAAAATTCCTCATTATATTTTAGAAATAGTTGAACAAATTGCTTTTGTTGCCCGTGAAGACACTCGAATTGATAAACGTTCTGGTGTTAGTCAACGCTTGCCTATTAGCACTTTAGAAAGCGTTGTTAGTAATGCTGAACGTAGAAAATTAATTAATAAAGGTGATTTAATAGTCCCACGTATTAGCGATGTTTACGCATCTTTACCAACAATTACTGGAAAATTAGAATTAGAGTACGAAGGCGAACAACTTGGAGCTAGTAAAATTGCTCAAGATTTAATTAAACGTGCTGTGGGTAAAACCTTTATGCGCTATTTTAGTAAAGCAAATTTTACTTCAATAGTTGATTGGTTTAACTTAGGTGGAACAATTAAAGCTTCTGATACTAGTACAGATGATGAATACCTACTGGCTATTAAATCAATTAATGGGCTATTTCAAATAATTAGAACTACTAAATCTATAGAAACAAATCATGCTAGTTTAATTGTTTCTGCGGCAGAATTTTTCTTAGAAGGCTTATATGCTCAAAAGAAAATTTCTCGTAGTGAACATAATATTTATTCTGCTGCTAAAGTTGAAAAATCTAGTCGTTATGTTGCTGATTGGACAGATTTGGATGGGGTTAATTAA
- a CDS encoding FadR family transcriptional regulator, which produces METTNFFPMVKRKVSDEIFLMLQEKIFLGVLKAGEKLPPERELSRQLGVTRVPLREALKRLQAMKLVEVDMEMEFIF; this is translated from the coding sequence TTGGAGACAACAAATTTTTTCCCTATGGTAAAACGTAAGGTTTCAGATGAAATATTTTTAATGCTACAAGAAAAAATATTTTTAGGTGTATTAAAAGCAGGGGAAAAATTACCTCCAGAACGTGAACTCTCTCGTCAGCTTGGTGTGACTCGTGTGCCTTTAAGAGAAGCATTAAAACGCCTTCAAGCTATGAAATTAGTAGAAGTTGACATGGAGATGGAATTTATATTTTAG
- a CDS encoding DUF1015 domain-containing protein, whose protein sequence is MVMVRPFQALQPTTERVIEVAAVPYDVVNSEEARLLAAGNPWSLLHVSRPEIDLPVDTDLYSDEVYQKGLENFQRLQQEVPLTLEESPMLYVYRLKMGEHTQIGVVGCCPVDEYDNDIIKKHEKTRKDKEDDRTRHIITLRAQTGPVFLTYRGQIEINQIVEEVIATKPYFDFVASDSISHTIWKVSDTEKLAKAFEAVPLSYIADGHHRAASASRARASLKAENPNHTGTEEYNYFLAVMFPSDQLRILPYNRVVKDLNNHSETDFVAAIEKDFVVTENAPASPVNKGEFSMYLNKKWYGLSPKEKTSSQNVIDSLDVSILQNNLLAPILNIQDPRTDKRIDFVGGIRGTEELEKLVDSGKVQVAFSLYPTTLDDLMNIADANEIMPPKSTWFEPKLRSGMLIHLI, encoded by the coding sequence ATGGTAATGGTGCGTCCATTTCAAGCTTTACAACCTACTACAGAACGGGTGATAGAAGTTGCAGCCGTTCCTTATGATGTAGTCAATAGTGAAGAAGCACGTCTTTTAGCTGCTGGAAATCCTTGGAGTTTATTGCATGTTTCTCGTCCAGAAATAGACTTACCTGTTGACACAGATCTTTATAGTGATGAAGTTTATCAAAAAGGGTTAGAAAATTTTCAGCGTTTACAACAAGAAGTTCCTTTAACACTAGAAGAAAGCCCAATGCTTTATGTTTACCGCTTAAAAATGGGCGAACATACTCAAATAGGCGTAGTTGGCTGCTGCCCAGTTGACGAATATGACAACGATATAATTAAAAAGCATGAAAAAACCCGTAAAGATAAAGAAGATGATCGCACTCGCCATATAATAACCTTAAGAGCGCAAACAGGGCCGGTTTTTCTTACCTATCGTGGACAAATAGAAATAAATCAAATAGTTGAAGAAGTAATAGCTACTAAGCCATACTTTGATTTTGTGGCTTCAGATTCAATAAGTCATACAATTTGGAAAGTTAGTGATACAGAAAAATTAGCTAAAGCTTTTGAAGCTGTCCCACTGTCGTATATTGCAGATGGACATCATCGCGCTGCTAGTGCTAGCCGCGCTAGAGCGTCATTAAAAGCAGAAAATCCTAACCACACTGGGACAGAAGAATACAACTATTTTCTTGCTGTAATGTTTCCGTCAGATCAGTTACGTATACTGCCTTATAATCGCGTAGTAAAAGACTTAAATAATCATAGCGAAACTGATTTTGTAGCTGCTATAGAAAAAGATTTTGTAGTTACAGAAAACGCCCCTGCTAGCCCCGTTAATAAAGGTGAATTTAGCATGTACCTAAATAAAAAATGGTATGGGTTAAGTCCAAAAGAAAAAACAAGTAGCCAAAATGTAATTGATTCTTTAGATGTAAGTATCTTACAAAACAATCTTTTAGCTCCAATACTAAATATTCAAGATCCACGTACAGATAAACGAATTGACTTTGTAGGTGGTATTAGAGGAACTGAAGAACTAGAAAAACTAGTTGATTCAGGTAAAGTTCAAGTAGCATTTTCTCTTTATCCAACTACTTTAGATGACTTAATGAATATTGCTGATGCTAATGAAATTATGCCTCCTAAGTCAACTTGGTTTGAGCCAAAATTAAGATCTGGAATGCTAATACATTTAATCTAA
- a CDS encoding winged helix-turn-helix domain-containing protein, with the protein MSYREAALEILRKERRPMTAKEIIAAATTNGLLIVGGLTPDASLAGRLYTDIQRNGKKSLFIQVGPRKYALREWNDETAKVVEQPSRLKVILMKISINNLCEKFYNSIMALAEDLRANFIHELLAGMRAAGANVTNHLLLLGVHSGRAESASASDIALLLRYYRINQPAIFDAAINIMEKFPEVAMSLDETEDKSAANALRNSRRGSGSLTRQKL; encoded by the coding sequence ATGAGTTATAGAGAAGCAGCCCTTGAAATTTTAAGAAAAGAACGCCGCCCAATGACAGCCAAAGAAATCATTGCAGCCGCAACAACTAACGGACTTTTAATTGTTGGAGGGCTCACACCTGATGCCTCTCTAGCAGGACGACTTTATACCGATATACAACGCAATGGTAAAAAATCTTTATTTATCCAAGTTGGGCCAAGAAAATATGCTCTAAGAGAGTGGAATGATGAGACGGCTAAAGTAGTAGAACAGCCTTCTCGTCTTAAAGTTATATTAATGAAAATAAGCATTAATAATTTATGCGAAAAGTTTTATAACTCTATCATGGCTTTAGCAGAAGATCTAAGAGCTAATTTCATTCATGAGCTTTTAGCAGGAATGCGAGCAGCAGGAGCTAATGTTACTAATCATTTGCTTTTGTTAGGAGTTCATTCTGGACGTGCTGAATCAGCCTCAGCAAGCGATATTGCTTTACTTTTAAGATATTACAGAATTAATCAACCTGCGATTTTTGATGCAGCAATAAACATAATGGAAAAATTCCCTGAAGTAGCAATGTCACTAGATGAAACTGAGGACAAATCAGCAGCCAATGCTCTACGAAATAGCCGACGAGGGTCAGGAAGTTTAACAAGACAAAAACTATAG